The DNA segment AATCGGCCCCTTTGGTGATAAGGAAGATGCCCGCAAGGGACTTGATGATTTTATTGAGTTTATGTCGCTGGCCGAACCTAAAACACTATCACGACTCTATGCGGCGCTAACAGACTAGCTTAGCGCCAGATTATTCCCTGCTACAACCTGACTTCTATTCCCTGCTCGGCCATAAAGCGTTTTGCTTCTGGTACCGTGTGCTCACCAAAGTGAAAAATACTCGCCGCTAATACGGCATCCACGCCACCTTCTACCACACCATCAACCAAATGCTGTAGATTGCCCACACCACCTGAAGCAATCACCGGCACTGACACTGCCTCACTAATTGCCCGGTTTAATGGCAGGTCATATCCGTTTTTAGTACCGTCGCCATCCATACTGGTCAGCAAAATTTCCCCGGCACCATTGGCCACCATTTTTACCGCCCACTCAACCGCATTAATACCGGTAGGTTTGCGACCACCGTGAGTAAAAATTTCCCAACGCAAAGGTTCGCCTTCGGCACTGACTTGCTTGGCATCAATGGCCACCACAATACACTGAGAACCAAAACGCTCAGCCGCCTCTGTGACAAAATCCGGATTGTGGATAGCCGCGGAGTTAATCGCCACTTTATCGGCACCGGCATTTAGCATGGTGCGAATATCGTCTACTTCGCGAATGCCACCACCTACCGTCAATGGAATAAATACTTCAGCAGCAATCTTCTCAACCGTATGCACGGTCGTATCGCGGCCTTCATGGGTGGCCGTAATATCCAGAAAAGTAATTTCATCCGCGCCCTGCTCGTTATAGCGCTTGGCGATTTCTACCGGGTCACCGGCATCGCGAATATCGACAAAGTTAACGCCCTTAACAACACGACCGTTATCAACATCGAGACAAGGAATAATTCTTTTTGCTAAACCCATAATGTTCCACTTACGTAGGGTGGATTATAATCCACCAAAAACCACCACTGTATGTTGGTGGATTATAATCCACCCTACAATGACGTTATGTTTGATCACAATACGTTTGAGCCGCTGCAACATCCAGCGTACCTTCATAAATAGCGCGACCGGTAATAGCTCCCAAAATACCTTCGCCAGCGACCGCTTGCAGCGCTTTAATATCATCCATATTGGTAACGCCGCCAGAGGCAATCACTGGAATACTTGAGGCTTGCGCCATGGTGACTGTCTGCTCAACGTTCACGCCCTGCATCATACCGTCGCGGCTGATATCGGTATAAACAATCGATTCAACACCATCTTGCTCAAACCGTTTTGCCAACTCGGTGGCTTTAATATCAGACACTTCCGCCCAACCATCAGTGGCGACCAAACCGTCTTTGGCATCCAGCCCCACAATAATATGCCCGGGAAAAGCTTTACAGGCTTCGCTGACAAATTCGGGTTCTTTAACCGCTTTGGTGCCGATAATTAAATAATTTACACCGGCATTAATATAATGCTCGATAGTTTCCAAATTGCGAATACCGCCGCCAATCTGGATAGGCAGGTCAGGATAAGCTTTAGCAATAGCGGTAACCGCTTCACCGTTTATCGGCTTGCCATCAAAGGCGCCATTTAAATCCACTAAATGCAAACGGCGGCAACCCGCCTCTACCCAGCGGCTTGCCATTTGCACCGGATCATCACCGTAAACGGTGGAATCATCCATCAAACCCTGGCGTAGACGAACGCAGGCACCATCTTTTAAATCTATTGCAGGAATAATTAACATGTTTTAACTACCAGTCTGTATCAAATGGATCAAATTCTAAAATTAACTTTGGCCATCCCACTGCAAAAAATTGCCCAGCAATTGCAAACCTGCTGTGCTACTTTTTTCCGGGTGGCACTGCACAGCAAACACATTATCGCGATAGAGCGCTGCGTGAATATTAACGCCATAGCCTGCCGTTGCCGCGACTAAAGACGGTTCGGTAGTATGCACGTAATAGCTGTGCACAAAATAAAAACGGCTATCTTGTTCAATACCGGACCACATAGCGTGGTCAATAGTTTGGTGTAATTGGTTCCAACCCATATGCGGAACTTTAAGTGTGCTGCCATCGGTATCATTTAATGGATTACCAAAAAACTTTACCTCGCCAGGGAATAAGCCCAGACAATTAACACCGTTATTTTCTTCACTGCTATTCATCAAGGCCTGCATACCTACACAAATCGCCAGCATGGGTTTACTCGCGGCAACTTCTGCTACCACTTGATCCACCCCGGTGCGAAGAATCTCTGCCATGCAATCACGAATTGCACCTACGCCGGGAAAAATAACCCGATCAGCCGCCATAATTTTTTCAGCATCGCCGGTAACAATAACCTCGACACGGTTATTCATAGTATCCGCAACATGCTGAACAGCACTGGCAACAGAATGCAAATTACCCATGCCGTAGTCAATGACAGCAACGGTACTTTTAGCCATAGAGCTAACCCTGATAATTTAACCCATTAAAATGAAAATTAAGCCGGTAGTACCGGCTTATGCAAAAAGCAGCTACAGCGTGCCTTTGGTTGAGGGCATCACACCTTCCATACGCTCATCCGCAGCCAGCGCCATACGCAGGGCACGACCAAACGCCTTAAACACGGTCTCGGCCTGGTGGTGAGTATTTTTACCGCGCAGATTATCAACATGCAGTGTCACTTTAGCGTGATTGATAAAGCCCTGGAAAAACTCAATAAACAGATCGACATCAAAGCCACCGACCGAACCGCGAGTAAAGGGGACATGCCATTCCAGGCCGGGGCGGCCAGAAAAGTCTATCACCACCCGTGACAGGGCTTCGTCCAAAGGCACATAGGAGTGGCCGTAGCGCACGATGCCTTTTTTATCGCCTACCGCCTCGTTAAAGGCCTGGCCCAGGGTAATACCAATATCTTCCACTGTGTGGTGGGCATCAATATGCAAATCACCTTTGGCCTGAATATCCAGATCAATCAAACCGTGACGGGCAATCTGGTCCATCATATGGTCAAGAAAGGGGACACCGGTATCAAATCTGGCTTCGCCGGTACCGTCCAAATTGATCGATACAGTGATTTGGGTTTCGAGGGTATCCCGACTGATGGTGGCTTTACGATCCGCCATGAAAGATTCTCCAAAAGGTCTGTTTATATAAACCTAGATTAACGATGCGAGCCGCAGCTTTTCTACGGCGAATTGGGTATTATAAAAAAAGCGCACCAGCATTACATCTATATGTTGCTCCCAGATGCTAAAAACAGGGAATAAAACCGATAAGCAGGGCCAAACACCCCAACAATCCACCCTATAGACCCCAATTAATGACGAAACCCAGAGATTCTATCAATATCAGCAAACGGGTATTGCAGTGGTTCGACCACTCCGGCCGCAAAGATCTGCCCTGGCAACAGGCGATTAACCCCTACCGGGTTTGGGTGTCGGAGATTATGCTGCAACAGACTCAGGTCAGTACAGTTATCCCCTACTTCCAGCGCTTTATGGAAGAACTACCCACCGTGGAAGCGCTGGCAGCAGCCAGTGAAGATCAGGTACTGCATCTGTGGACGGGGCTGGGCTATTATTCCCGCGCTCGCAATCTGCATAAGACGGCACAGCTAGTCTGCGCTGAGCATCAGGGAGAGTTTCCCAATACCGTGGCAGGGCTTAGCGAATTACCCGGTATTGGCCGCTCAACGGCCGGAGCCATTGTTTCCATTGCCTTCCAGCTACCCGCCGCCATTCTGGACGGCAATGTTAAGCGGGTATTGGCCCGTTTCCACGCTATCGAAGGCTGGCCCGGACAAACGGCGGTATTAAAAAACCTCTGGCAGGTAGCAGAAGCCCATGCCCCCAGGCAAAGAGTTGCTGACTACAGTCAGGCGATGATGGATTTAGGCGCCACCCTGTGCACCCGCTCCAAACCAGCCTGTGCACTATGCCCCCTGAAGAAAGACTGCATCGCCCATGCAGACGGCACTGAATTGCAATTTCCCGGTAAAAAACCCAAGAAAAAGCTGCCCGTCAAAACCACACAGATGCTGATTATCAAAAATGCAGAGAATGAACTGCTACTGGAGAAAAGACCCCCCAGCGGAATTTGGGGCGGCTTATGGGTTTTCCCTCAAATCAGCACCGATGAGGATGCCAGCCACTACTGTGAGGATTATTTGGGTCAGGCACCTGGCCATATCGAGCACTGGGATCGCTATCGCCATACCTTTAGCCATTACCACCTGGATATCAGCCCGGTGGTTATTAGCCTCGATAAAGCCCCGTCGATAGTCATGGAAGCTGACCGACAGCTCTGGTATAACCTGCACCAACCAGCAACTATCGGCCTGGCAGCCCCCATCAAAAAGCTGATGGCCAAACTTATCTAACGAGTCGAATTACCATGTCACGCACTGTGTTTTGCAAGAAATACCAACAGGACCTTGAGGGTCTAAATACCCCACCCTACCCCGGCGCCAAGGGGCAGGAGATCTTTGACACCATATCCAAAAAGGCCTGGGAAGAATGGCTGGCCCACCAAACCATGCTGATTAACGAGCGCCAGCTCAATATGATTGATGCCAAGGACCGCCAATTCCTGCAAGAACAGATGGATAAGTTTATGGCTGGCGAGGACTATGCCAAAGCCGATGGCTATGTACCGGAAGAGAATAAATAAGGGTAATAGTCGCTCTTGACTCAGGCGCTGCTTCCCTGTTTAATACGCGCCTCTTGTGACTTGGCCGATTGTTCAAATAGTGGTCAATGCAAGTATCAGGTTTGCCCGGTTAGCTCAGTCGGTAGAGCAGGGGATTGAAAATCCCCGTGTCCGTGGTTCGATTCCGCGACCGGGCACCATTACATAAATCGATAATGTCCATTATCGTCCTAGAAGCCCCGCACTGCGGGGCTTTTTTGTTTATACTGCTTCCTAAGCCATCCAAGGACATGCCCCCACATCCGGAGCATTTTGGGGGCACATATGGGGGCACATCCCAAACGCCAATAATTTGTGCCCCCAAAGGGAGGGATAAATGGCGCTAACTGATTCAAAAATAAGGAATTTAAAGCCAAGAGATAAGACCTATAGGGTCGCAGATGAAAAGGGGCTATATCTCGAGGTTTTCCCAAACAGCTCCAAGTACTGGCGACACAAATACCGCTTCAACGGCAAAGAAAAGCGGCTAGCTTATGGTGTCTATCCAGAAGTCACTCTAAAAGAAGCCCGCTCCAAACGCGACACCTCCCGCAAGCTGTTAGAACATGATACCGACCCAGGCGCAGCCAAGCTGGCAAAGAAAGCTGCAATAAGTGAAGCCGCTGCTAATAGCTTCCAGATAGTGGCCCTTGAATGGTATGAAAAGCAAAAGCCCACATGGGCGACAAGCACCGCAAAAAAGCGCAAAGCTCTGATTGATAACGACCTGATACCGTGGTTGGGCAAACGCCCTGTCAGCGATATTAGCGCCGCCGAAATACTCACCACCCTGCAACGCATAGAAAATCGTGGAGCCAAAGAAACCGCTCACAACGGCCGCCAAGTTGCTTCCCAAATATTTCGCTATGCCAGACTAACCCAACGCTGCACTCATGACCCCGTGCAAGATCTCAAAGGGGCATTATCGCCTAAGCAAACCAATCACCGCCCCGCCATCACCGAGCCAGCAGAACTGGGAAAACTATTAGTCGCTATAGACGAATACCAAGGTACTCATATTGTCCGCTCATTGCTGGCCCTTTGCCCCCTATTATTTCAGCGACCTGGCGAAATGATTGCCATGGAATGGCAAGAGATCGATTTAGAGTCCGGCGAATGGCAACTACCTGCAGATAAGATGAAAATGAAGACTGCTCACCTTGTACCACTGCCACAACAAGCTATAGCCATAATAAAAGACTTACATCCCCTTACTGGACAGAGCCGCTATGTTTTCCCCAACCAAAGCAAGCGTCGCACCCATCACGCCAGCAATGGCACCATTAACAAAGCCTTGCAAAATATTGGGATAGATACCAAAACCGTTCACTGCGCTCATGGTTTTCGTGCCACTGCACGCACAATACTTGATGAGCAACTGGGTTTTCGGGCGGAGTGGATAGAGCACCAACTGGCGCATCAGGTACGGGACACCTTAGGTCGAGCTTATAACCGCACCAAACACCTACCACAAAGGGCCGAGATGATGCAGAAATGGGCCGATTATTTAGACACACTTAAAATAGAGACTTCGCAGAGTAATATTCTTGTAGGTAATTTTAGTAAGGAAATCTAGAGGTTTATGCCATCAGCGGCACAACATTCATTCTATTTAAAATACCCCCAAGATACTAACTGGGTTGTTCATGTCTTGATCAAACGTCTGCTGCCTTATGGCTTTGTACTGTCGTTAAAACCATCCCCTACCGTGTTGCTGAGCTGGGCATTTTCCTTTTCTCTTGCTTCACTAATTACTGCTAGCGAGGATATCAAAAAAATCAAAATTAAAGAGCACTCAAAAATAATATTTATTTTTCCTTTATCCAAAAGACTACTGGTTTTATCCATTCATCTCTTGGTAGATAAAACGCGCCATGCTGCTTACCAGTATTAATAGCTACTTCCGTAAAAGAAGACGGCGCGGGCGATCTATTGGCTGAGTATAGGAAGAACAGAAGCCCGCTTTCACAAACGCTCACTTATCTTAAACACCTCAGAAGCCAAAAACCCCACCTCAAATGCCAAACTTTTGTTTCCACTGAATTCTGGGGACAGTTTACTTATCTCTTCTTTGTACTATCCGTTAGTTAAGTAAACTGTCCCCGGAATTCGCAGAAATTTTTAAAGTGCTTGGCTCAAAGGTAGTTTCAAAAATCAAAGATAATGATTCTTCAAAGAAACTGCTCGTTTGGGAATGATTAGGGAAATGGTCGAGTTTATGGAAAACTCACTTCCTGAATTGATTGCAAGCGTGATTGGTCTAGTTGGAGTTATTGTAATTATTGCTTCTTTGAATCTTAATGTTTTTATAGGAAGCATTGTTGCTACAGTTTTAATATTTATTGTTTATGTCGCTACAAGCAAAAAAACAGTTTCGTTGAACAAATCCTATAATGACGAACTTGAAAATCAGGTAGCTGCAATTTCAAAAAATGAAGTTTCTCATCTTGATAAGCATCTGCGAGATATAATGAAGTGGAATATCAAACTGTCAGATCTTGAGGCAATAAATTTTTCTATCGCTTTTATAATCTTAATTAGCTTTTTGGTTATGTCTATAATTATTTCCGTTGATGACGGAATCGTGCAGTATGGCTCTCTATTTGCACTAATAATGTATGTTTTTCAATATATGGAAAATGTTGCAAATCTCCCATTCTTTTATCAGAACTGGTTGCGGTTAACTGAAATAAAAGAAAGGATTGAAAACATATAATTTTTAATTTTCTCTAGTTTGATATTAGAGAAAGATTTTTTACTTTTTGAATTTTAGCCTCAAAACATCATTATTCGACGCTTCATCAAAATATTCCTTCATAAACTCAAAACCGTATTTGTCATAAAATGCTCTCCCAATTTTATTCTTTTTGAAAACTTCTACTTCGAGTTCATCGTGGAGTTCAAGAATGAGATTTACCAGTTTTGTGCCGATTCCTTTTGAGTGTTGATCAGGCAAAACAAAGAGACCGCCGATTTCGTTGCCAATCATTCCGATAAAGCCAACAATTTTATCTTCCTCTTCATAAACCCATGTTTCGGAATTTGGTATGTAAATTTCGTGCATATCTTTTTTTACTTTTTTCACAAAGTCAGGTTCAAGAAATGGATGTGCCAGAGTAGATGATTGATACCAAATATCAACGACGTTCTCGAGGTCTTTTTCTTTATATTTTCTAATCGTATTTATTTTTGTTTCCTTTTTGCATTCGTTAAAAAGTATAACTATTTGCACATAGCCTACCCTTTTTGCGCCTTGCTTGGCTAGCTCCCCTCCCATGTTCACAACTTTATCTTGAGCATAATCAGCTGGCACACTAACTATTTTTTCTTTTAACACACAACTAAGAAAACACCTGCCTTGATCTACAGCGTTATCAAATCCGTTTTCAAACCCTAGAGGAAGAGGTAATCCACCGCCGCTTACGCTTCCAATTGAACCAAAACTAGAACCAAAGCTATCCAAACCAAAAGGATCAACTGCATTGAATGGGTTCTGCTCAACATACCCATAATTATGATTGAGCCGAAAGGGATCGTGGAGATGCGTACCACCTTGTAAATTAATTCCCTGCTTTAATGCTACCTGCATTGTAGGGTCGGAATAATCTTTCATTATCCCAATAGGGTCAGCCTGAATATACCTCCCCAATGTGGGATCATAATCCCGATAGTAGTTATAAACAATCCAAGGTTGTAACTACCTAACTCTTCGATCTATAGCTTCATTGTTTATATCCGGAGCAAACAATCCACTGTTATGCATGTCGATATTGATAAGATTCAAGAACATCAATCCATTGACTATCATTTGATTTCGCAACGATACCCTGTTGATTTTATATTATCAAATAAATTTCCGTCTACGCAAAGCGGCCACCCATTCGCTTTTCCACGAGACAGCAAGCCGCAGAGAAATCCGCCAAGGCCATGCTTTAGGCTTTTATTTTTTGGAGATTACGAAAAAAGGAAATAGAATCGAATAAAAAGCTTTATTAGCGATTTTTTCGTAAGAAGACTTGTTTAAAACGTATTGAAAATAAAAACCTTAGGGCGACAGTCTAATATTTTAAACCACTAACTACGAGTCAGCACCAATCTTTTTGAGCGCAGCATCAACTCGCAAAATTTCACACTGTCTATTGGCACACTGATCAACAACCCATTGGAAATCATCGATCGATGTTCCCCATGGCCCGTGATCATCCGCCACGTCATGGGTGTAAAAGACTAACCATGCCTTTTTTTGAATTGCCTGCTCTAGGATGTTGAGAATATGTTCGCGACTAAATGTCTCAGAATACAGGCTAACCGCGCGAAGATGAGATAAATCGGTTTTCCCTACGTTCAAGCCTTCATCACTGGTTCGCATACTTGTATACAGATTTCTCAGCACACGCTTTGAACGCGGCCCCACAGAACCAAAGGGATAGGCAAAGTTTTTTATAGCGTACTCTGGCAATATTTTTTGTATAGCCTGAGTATTTTGGGAACAATCCGCTATCGTAGCCGCCCCGGATGCCCAACGTAAATTCGTATGATGAAACGTATGGCAACCTATTTCATGGCCCGCATCAGCGAGCTGGTACATATGCTCTGGAGCTAAAAAAGAACTTCCATCGGGATTAATTCCCGATGCTACATAGTAAGTTCCTCTGACATTGTTATCTTCAAGGATTTTAGCGCCATGGGTTACAGCGGAAACGGGTACGTCATCGAAGGTAAAAGACACCAGACATTTATCAAGCTCAATATACTGTGACTTACTGAAGGTTGATTCCAGTAAAAGTTGTTTTGCTGCTTTCAAAAGTACTTTCGGGTTCGACAACATGGTTTAGCCTTCAAAACTAATTTGAATAAGCCCTTC comes from the Oceanicoccus sagamiensis genome and includes:
- a CDS encoding DUF6316 family protein, which gives rise to MSRTVNRAGEIGSSLPMRSDRFFAAQGEWFFSTREGAPIGPFGDKEDARKGLDDFIEFMSLAEPKTLSRLYAALTD
- the hisF gene encoding imidazole glycerol phosphate synthase subunit HisF, whose protein sequence is MGLAKRIIPCLDVDNGRVVKGVNFVDIRDAGDPVEIAKRYNEQGADEITFLDITATHEGRDTTVHTVEKIAAEVFIPLTVGGGIREVDDIRTMLNAGADKVAINSAAIHNPDFVTEAAERFGSQCIVVAIDAKQVSAEGEPLRWEIFTHGGRKPTGINAVEWAVKMVANGAGEILLTSMDGDGTKNGYDLPLNRAISEAVSVPVIASGGVGNLQHLVDGVVEGGVDAVLAASIFHFGEHTVPEAKRFMAEQGIEVRL
- the hisA gene encoding 1-(5-phosphoribosyl)-5-[(5-phosphoribosylamino)methylideneamino]imidazole-4-carboxamide isomerase; amino-acid sequence: MLIIPAIDLKDGACVRLRQGLMDDSTVYGDDPVQMASRWVEAGCRRLHLVDLNGAFDGKPINGEAVTAIAKAYPDLPIQIGGGIRNLETIEHYINAGVNYLIIGTKAVKEPEFVSEACKAFPGHIIVGLDAKDGLVATDGWAEVSDIKATELAKRFEQDGVESIVYTDISRDGMMQGVNVEQTVTMAQASSIPVIASGGVTNMDDIKALQAVAGEGILGAITGRAIYEGTLDVAAAQTYCDQT
- the hisH gene encoding imidazole glycerol phosphate synthase subunit HisH, yielding MAKSTVAVIDYGMGNLHSVASAVQHVADTMNNRVEVIVTGDAEKIMAADRVIFPGVGAIRDCMAEILRTGVDQVVAEVAASKPMLAICVGMQALMNSSEENNGVNCLGLFPGEVKFFGNPLNDTDGSTLKVPHMGWNQLHQTIDHAMWSGIEQDSRFYFVHSYYVHTTEPSLVAATAGYGVNIHAALYRDNVFAVQCHPEKSSTAGLQLLGNFLQWDGQS
- the hisB gene encoding imidazoleglycerol-phosphate dehydratase HisB, which gives rise to MADRKATISRDTLETQITVSINLDGTGEARFDTGVPFLDHMMDQIARHGLIDLDIQAKGDLHIDAHHTVEDIGITLGQAFNEAVGDKKGIVRYGHSYVPLDEALSRVVIDFSGRPGLEWHVPFTRGSVGGFDVDLFIEFFQGFINHAKVTLHVDNLRGKNTHHQAETVFKAFGRALRMALAADERMEGVMPSTKGTL
- the mutY gene encoding A/G-specific adenine glycosylase encodes the protein MTKPRDSINISKRVLQWFDHSGRKDLPWQQAINPYRVWVSEIMLQQTQVSTVIPYFQRFMEELPTVEALAAASEDQVLHLWTGLGYYSRARNLHKTAQLVCAEHQGEFPNTVAGLSELPGIGRSTAGAIVSIAFQLPAAILDGNVKRVLARFHAIEGWPGQTAVLKNLWQVAEAHAPRQRVADYSQAMMDLGATLCTRSKPACALCPLKKDCIAHADGTELQFPGKKPKKKLPVKTTQMLIIKNAENELLLEKRPPSGIWGGLWVFPQISTDEDASHYCEDYLGQAPGHIEHWDRYRHTFSHYHLDISPVVISLDKAPSIVMEADRQLWYNLHQPATIGLAAPIKKLMAKLI
- a CDS encoding oxidative damage protection protein, with amino-acid sequence MSRTVFCKKYQQDLEGLNTPPYPGAKGQEIFDTISKKAWEEWLAHQTMLINERQLNMIDAKDRQFLQEQMDKFMAGEDYAKADGYVPEENK
- a CDS encoding tyrosine-type recombinase/integrase; the encoded protein is MALTDSKIRNLKPRDKTYRVADEKGLYLEVFPNSSKYWRHKYRFNGKEKRLAYGVYPEVTLKEARSKRDTSRKLLEHDTDPGAAKLAKKAAISEAAANSFQIVALEWYEKQKPTWATSTAKKRKALIDNDLIPWLGKRPVSDISAAEILTTLQRIENRGAKETAHNGRQVASQIFRYARLTQRCTHDPVQDLKGALSPKQTNHRPAITEPAELGKLLVAIDEYQGTHIVRSLLALCPLLFQRPGEMIAMEWQEIDLESGEWQLPADKMKMKTAHLVPLPQQAIAIIKDLHPLTGQSRYVFPNQSKRRTHHASNGTINKALQNIGIDTKTVHCAHGFRATARTILDEQLGFRAEWIEHQLAHQVRDTLGRAYNRTKHLPQRAEMMQKWADYLDTLKIETSQSNILVGNFSKEI
- a CDS encoding ABC transporter six-transmembrane domain-containing protein translates to MGMIREMVEFMENSLPELIASVIGLVGVIVIIASLNLNVFIGSIVATVLIFIVYVATSKKTVSLNKSYNDELENQVAAISKNEVSHLDKHLRDIMKWNIKLSDLEAINFSIAFIILISFLVMSIIISVDDGIVQYGSLFALIMYVFQYMENVANLPFFYQNWLRLTEIKERIENI
- a CDS encoding GNAT family N-acetyltransferase is translated as MKDYSDPTMQVALKQGINLQGGTHLHDPFRLNHNYGYVEQNPFNAVDPFGLDSFGSSFGSIGSVSGGGLPLPLGFENGFDNAVDQGRCFLSCVLKEKIVSVPADYAQDKVVNMGGELAKQGAKRVGYVQIVILFNECKKETKINTIRKYKEKDLENVVDIWYQSSTLAHPFLEPDFVKKVKKDMHEIYIPNSETWVYEEEDKIVGFIGMIGNEIGGLFVLPDQHSKGIGTKLVNLILELHDELEVEVFKKNKIGRAFYDKYGFEFMKEYFDEASNNDVLRLKFKK
- a CDS encoding polysaccharide deacetylase family protein; translated protein: MLSNPKVLLKAAKQLLLESTFSKSQYIELDKCLVSFTFDDVPVSAVTHGAKILEDNNVRGTYYVASGINPDGSSFLAPEHMYQLADAGHEIGCHTFHHTNLRWASGAATIADCSQNTQAIQKILPEYAIKNFAYPFGSVGPRSKRVLRNLYTSMRTSDEGLNVGKTDLSHLRAVSLYSETFSREHILNILEQAIQKKAWLVFYTHDVADDHGPWGTSIDDFQWVVDQCANRQCEILRVDAALKKIGADS